Within Hydra vulgaris chromosome 02, alternate assembly HydraT2T_AEP, the genomic segment ttagaCAGATATTCAGCAAGTAGAACAAAAACTTACTTCCAGTCTCGATAGGATAACTGATGTTTTGCGAAGCATCTGTAAAATTCCTAAATATGACAAAACCATTCAGGATTAGTGTTAGGTTAgtcacttttaaaaattcaaatttagcGTTACTTTAGCATAACGTTTTAAGAAAAAGTATTCtcagaaatgttttatataatctaaattattaaaaaaattattaaaacccTTTTTCATTGAATGATTCTTTCAGTCTATTTGTAACATTTGATGACTGTTTGGATGATGACTTAGTTGGAGATTCGGAACTAGAAGAAATTGACCTTGAAGCTTGATAACGATGAGGAGATCTTTTCCAATTAGCTTTTTTACTTTGGCTATTGTCTTTTGTATTATACTGTCTGTAAGAAGATCTAGAGTTGTGAAGAGTAGGAGACTTAGAAGGGGATCGGCTATTGTGTGCTGCACTATTGTATCTGGAACAATGAATTGGAGATCTAGAACGGGATCGGTGTGTTGAATCATGACATCTAGATACAtcctcataatttttttttggtattttaatagattttattagatCTACACTAGATTGGAATCTGTTAAAATCACAATCATCCATTTCATTGAACTCAGATATCTTTTCAGGTATAGGTGGAAGGCCTAAAGagattataatattattactattaagtTACGGAACAGTTGTAATGGTTTACTAAACCTTAATTTGGAAAAGGAACTAacattttccaaataattttccaacaatatataattatatttgcaCAATATAGTATTCtgtatattttttctattaccATTATTCCCCTCCCCAAAGCCGAATGGGTCACTTCAGGCGAGGTaactactctttttttttttgtattttattgtctTAACCCTTTACCTACAAATCTTGATGAACAAAGCAACTGCGCTGAGAAAATAAGTtgatacacatacatacatatacagtTTAATGTCATTTAGGGGATCCCAatagataattatataaaaactttgttttgaagtCACCCTAATGTTCCGTTTAAgtacaaaattaacaaaaacatacaCTTATTCAAAATCTAAGAAGATTTTTATCAGGATAATCTACAAAAAGTCAATTTTCTAAcggctaaataaataataacataagtgtATTCAATATGTATCATCATTACATTTGACCATTCAACTATACTTTACCATAAAAAATTGACACTTATATCCGTGCGCAAGTCataattaccttttttttctgctatacatttaaatatttgttcttttttaatcTGTTCCATATCTTGATCTGAAGCTGATGTCAGATCATATCCTTTACAAACTTCAACATCATCTAAAggttaaattaacttttaattaaattacattttagtttaaagAATCTGTAACAGGCCCGtacagtaaaatttttttcattaatgtgTTAATGTTCatgtattaaaatgttagttcaaatgattttttacataaactataaaaagtaaaaaatgcaacAACATACCATGACAAACCTTTACTTTAATCAGTTCAAAAACTTTCCAGTGAGGACCAGGATccatttcttctttttctgCACGACTagccaaaaaactttttgtttggccaaaaaactttttgtcgTAATTTATCCATCCATTTGGATAAAACCACTTCTTCATGAACTTTAGTTCCTTCCCTCCATACAGTTCTTgaccattttgattttattttttgtacattgACAgacatttcttttaatatatatatatatatatatatatatatatatatatatatatatatatatatatatatatatatatatatatatatatatatatatatatatatacgcacacacacacatatgtatatataactaaaCCAGTAACGTGTCATAGTGCTAACCAaagtatgcaatatatatatatatatatatatatatatatatatatatatatatatatatatatatatatatatatatatatatatatatatatatatatatatatatatatatatatatatatattgcatattgatatgtatatatatatatatatatatatatatatatatttatatatatatatatatacatatatatatacatatcggCCATGTTTTAAGCGTTAAGCTATTTACGTAAGTGTTAAGCGATTTGAAGTAGTAAGCAATTTCagttaatcaatttttttaaaattattataagaatattaataaaaataaataaaaattgctcaaCCTCAAAAAAGGGAGAGAAAagagagaatatatatatatatatatatatatatatatatatatatatatatatatatatatatatatatatatatatatatatatatatatatatatatatatatatatatatatatatatatatatatatatatatatatatatatatatatatatatatatatataatctttaaacACTAAACGAGTAAACATcattaaatatgatataaagatgcaaaaaacttaaatcactgtgttcatcaaaaaatttacatttatatttaacaacaaaatttttgtttgccacaaaattat encodes:
- the LOC136076346 gene encoding uncharacterized protein LOC136076346, translated to MKKWFYPNGWINYDKKFFGQTKSFLASRAEKEEMDPGPHWKVFELIKVKVCHDDVEVCKGYDLTSASDQDMEQIKKEQIFKCIAEKKGLPPIPEKISEFNEMDDCDFNRFQSSVDLIKSIKIPKKNYEDVSRCHDSTHRSRSRSPIHCSRYNSAAHNSRSPSKSPTLHNSRSSYRQYNTKDNSQSKKANWKRSPHRYQASRSISSSSESPTKSSSKQSSNVTNRLKESFNEKGNFTDASQNISYPIETGKFQKGVMKFMAEVKIFMNDMNTFMEKQINNRGESNREELKQLLDIDEFLQFEENLVEPVFRTKIIEHLKQVGGGGSTVKTQFEE